One window of Aliarcobacter lanthieri genomic DNA carries:
- a CDS encoding response regulator transcription factor: MFMKKVALFTGSKNILNRWENYLVNYDLSIINNQNDLLNIKDSLVVFSTCVKLKNEYLVIENLLKNKNKILVLDSSPKLENAQKWLSFGVNGYGNSFMSSVYLNSAVESIFNGLIWIVPEVTLQLIKDFSKIEVNNDDTILIDLTKSEYQIALLLKDGYSNSEISTDLNISINTVKTHIKNIYLKLDVNDRISFINLFTNKN; encoded by the coding sequence ATGTTTATGAAAAAAGTAGCACTATTTACAGGTTCAAAAAATATTTTAAATAGATGGGAAAATTATCTTGTTAATTATGATTTATCAATTATTAATAACCAAAATGATTTATTAAATATTAAAGATAGTTTAGTTGTCTTTAGTACGTGTGTTAAATTAAAAAATGAATATCTAGTTATAGAAAACTTACTAAAAAATAAAAATAAAATTTTGGTTTTGGATAGTTCTCCTAAACTAGAAAATGCTCAAAAATGGCTATCTTTTGGTGTAAATGGTTATGGAAATAGTTTTATGAGTAGTGTTTACCTAAATTCAGCTGTTGAATCTATATTTAATGGATTGATTTGGATAGTTCCTGAAGTTACTCTGCAGCTTATAAAAGATTTCTCTAAAATAGAAGTTAATAATGATGATACAATTTTGATTGATTTGACAAAATCAGAATATCAAATAGCATTATTATTAAAAGATGGATATTCAAATTCTGAAATTAGTACAGATTTGAATATCTCTATAAATACAGTAAAAACTCATATTAAAAATATTTATTTAAAATTAGATGTTAATGATAGAATATCTTTTATAAATCTATTTACTAATAAAAACTAG
- a CDS encoding tyrosine-type recombinase/integrase — protein sequence MAKRYIKSNKYVGVYYCTLLSGDRAYYITYKDNSQKKIWLKIGLHSEGIREAYCHQKRSEIVTKQRLGEDLPFIATKKTSKTLLELSSEFYNYKELHNKQNKKTRSRVENRLKAHFIGSKSIKTIIKSDIENFQVEIQKDIMPATVNFIMQQVSSVFNWAIENEILDKNPCKTIKNLKVNNSRLRYLELDEIKKLLDTIRNDISLYYFVMISLSTGGRLQTICNIKVSDIKSNGSIRLYDFKNESEYFGFLNNKLKDEIEQFIKNSNIDKDGYIFKNTGKQSYSNQYYYRKLQPIFNILFNPDGTEALNKVTIHTLRHTFASQLAINETPILTIKKLMNHNDINATMRYAKLSKSSGENHVNSFINSFM from the coding sequence TTGGCAAAAAGGTATATAAAATCTAATAAATATGTCGGAGTTTATTATTGCACTCTCCTTAGTGGAGATCGTGCTTATTATATTACATATAAGGATAATAGTCAAAAGAAGATATGGTTAAAAATTGGTTTGCATAGTGAAGGAATTAGAGAAGCATATTGTCATCAAAAAAGAAGTGAAATTGTAACAAAACAAAGACTAGGTGAAGATTTACCATTTATTGCTACTAAAAAAACTTCTAAGACACTTTTAGAACTTTCTTCAGAATTCTATAATTATAAAGAGTTACATAATAAACAAAATAAAAAAACTAGATCAAGAGTCGAAAATAGATTAAAAGCACATTTTATAGGTTCTAAATCTATAAAAACAATAATAAAATCAGATATTGAGAATTTTCAAGTAGAAATACAAAAGGATATAATGCCAGCTACTGTTAATTTTATTATGCAACAAGTTAGTTCAGTTTTTAATTGGGCTATTGAAAATGAGATTTTAGATAAAAACCCTTGTAAAACAATTAAAAATTTAAAAGTTAATAATTCAAGACTAAGATATTTGGAATTAGATGAAATAAAAAAATTACTCGATACTATTAGAAATGATATTTCACTGTATTATTTTGTTATGATTAGTTTATCTACAGGTGGAAGATTGCAAACTATTTGTAATATAAAAGTATCTGATATTAAATCAAATGGATCAATAAGGCTATATGACTTTAAAAATGAAAGTGAATATTTTGGTTTTTTGAATAATAAGTTAAAAGATGAAATAGAACAATTTATAAAAAATTCAAATATAGATAAAGATGGGTATATTTTTAAGAATACTGGTAAACAAAGTTATTCAAATCAATATTATTATAGAAAATTACAACCAATTTTTAATATACTATTTAATCCAGATGGAACTGAAGCATTAAATAAAGTAACAATTCATACTCTAAGGCACACTTTTGCAAGTCAATTAGCCATTAATGAAACACCAATTCTGACAATAAAAAAACTTATGAACCATAATGACATAAATGCCACTATGAGATATGCAAAATTAAGTAAGAGTAGTGGAGAAAATCATGTAAATAGTTTTATTAATAGTTTTATGTAA